The segment ccctttataatttataaaattttaaattagtgatggtaaaattgcactttgccctcctaaataataaaaatttgatttaatcctttaaaaattataaagatataggctattaaacggtgaaattgcatttttactattgtaaactatacaatttaattctgaccccccccaaaaaaaaaaatatttttctggcttcgcccctgctcATAAAGAATTTCGAGCTCTAGGACTAAAGGACCCACCTCTCCATTAGGCTACCTGATGTGATCTTGACAAATAATAGCCAACCCAAATCTTGTAATGATCTCTGTGTTTCTCTCCAGCCATCTTTATCTCAGACGATAGGAGGCACCAACGACCTAATTTATCTCACATTCATAAACAGTTCAACATCAAATTGTTAAGTAGATCAAACTCCACTCACCATCTACAACAAGTGACCGAATTTGGTATCCTGAAGAGAGCAGAGATGAAGGTCTACACTTTTCACTTATGGCAGGTCAAAGTGATGTTCAATTCTATGGGTTGATTTTTTTTCTCTTGGATGCAGTTACTAGGTTGGATGCACCGTAAGTTCCGCCAGAATAGCAGTGAACCGCTCAAGGATTTTGCCATTGGTAAGTGTCATCTTGCAATGTAACTTTTTTACGAAGACATTTATAATGACTGATTTTACATGTCCACAAGAGCCTTTAAAACATGAATCCTAAAGAAATCTGTACATCATAGTCTTCATGTTGCTCACTTTGATATTGGATAGGACTTAAGATGAACTAAAGCAAACTCTATAATGATAAATACGTAGAAATGGAATAAATATAAAGCTTTTTTTCCCTTCTAACTCAAATGTTGTCATTGCTGAAATGTTAAGCTAGAACTTATTTTCTATCTAACCTCACCATCACTTATTTTCCATCTAACCTCACCATCAtccaaaattttctattttaacatATTCTTGTAATTGTCTTACAGGGCAGCCATCATTGGATGACCAACAATTCTACTCAAAGCCATACTATGGCACCACGCCTTTCAGGCAACCCCAGAGTCATCTTCAGAAGTCTTTTGCTGGTATAGAATCAGCACAGGTAGAAGAAGAAGACTATGAAGAAGAATCATCATCAGCAATATCTGAGCTATTCCATGGCTTTCTTGCAATTGGTACCCTTGGTTCGGACCCAAACATTCCCGACCCATCAACACCAACATTTACTATTTCTGTAGAAAACATAACTGAAAAAGAAACAGATGTGACAGAGAATGAGCTGAAGCTCATTAATTATGAGTTGGAGAGGGTTCTAGGAGCTGAAGCAAAAGAAGAAGGCTGCAACGACTCATCTGGAAGAAACAGTCATGTCAGCACTGGAAGAAGCAGTCACGTAAGCACTGGAAGAAGCAGCCATGGCAGCACAATTACACTTAGTAGAAAGTCAATCGAAGGTTTAGATTCCAATGGGAATGGCAATACAGTTTGTCCACTCCAAGGTTATCTTTTTGGCTCAGCAATTGAATTGTCAGAAACAACTACAGTAGCGAAAAAGGAACACAGGACCTCACTTGGAGAGCTGTTTCAGAGGACTAAACTAACAGAGGAGAGTTTTGGGAGTAAATATGACAAGGAGGAGAAGCGAATGGAGAAGGAAGGAGATAAATCTGCAGTGCACATTATGAAAAAAATCTTGAAGAAAAAAATGCTCAATGCATCCAAGAGCTCTGCTGCAGCTACTGGCGGAAATATGGATTCTGCCTCAGCAGAAACAAAACTGCACAAGGTATGCtgaaaccaaaaagaaaaaagaaaaaaaaaagaactcaaCCAAGATAAGGACCAATTTGAATGGTCTGCATATCAAGTATGCATTCATGATAGTTCctattcttttttctttcttctgttGCTTTTTTCTCTATATCTTCTTTATTTCATGatttacaaataattaaaaaatgacCGTTGGTTTGAGTTTTAATCAATGTGCTTAAGATTAATATTATAGACAAGGTCAAGTTCCCTAATTCCCAGAACTGTGGCATGTAGATTTTACACAAGTTCCACAGAAAAGTTCATCCTGAAAGCTCAGCAGCCACATATAAGCATGGCAAGCCCCAAAAGAATGAGAACAAGAAAAGCATTGGTTATAATGGAGGTCAAGAGAATGGAGTTCCGATCCTTGCGGAGGAAGACATAGTGATATTTCCTCAAAGAGCCCTTTCAAAGGACATGCGACGTTACAATAGCCAAGCAAATCCATCTCAATTCACACTTAGCTGCAATGATTCGAATGGGAACAGGGAGTGCTGGATCAAAACAGATGCAGACTGTAAGTATACAAGCATTTAACATTTTCAGTATCCATAAGAAACCCTGTTCATGGACTGCCTATAATTCATTGTTGAAATCTCATACTTGTCTAATTTTGTTGTTTGTTTCTTGATTTCTTTCTAAGaatatttggttttttttttttctgataaTTACTTTCCATTATAGAGATCCTAATATGGATGCCTATAGCCATGCAATAAAACCTAGTGGCGACTTATAGTTCTAATGTCTTTTTATCCTTCTAGCATAATGACCCTACAGTGAGCATAGTGTCAGTCGATGAGTCATGACATTTTTTGCACATGGTGGAATTGAATACCAAAAAGGCATATGCTTAAGTCGATTGTTTGCAACTGTTGCACATATATACCAGTGTGTGACTATTTCGAGTTATCAAAATAGATTCCTAATTCGTAAAATGGTTTGTGTTCGCAGATCTGGTGTTGGAGCTCTAAAAGGCAGAAGCAAACTTCATAATGCGGTTTCCCAATTATCATTCCCAGTTactaagaatgaaaatgaatggagTTTCCCTGTGTTTGTCAGATTTTCTATTATTAGTAGTAGTAATTATTGAACTGGTGTTTCCGCGTGGCTATTTTACAAAACAGcttgaaataaacaaataaaggaGGCCCTCCTCCAGCAACCTATATGTGAGAATGCTTAATGTAAAATTGTAAGACATTTATCATTTTCCTTCCAAACAATATCTCAATTACTATTGAAGTTAAGTTACTACGAATTCTCTGTATTATATAAGATAAACCGGATACCTTTGAAGCAACTTGGCTCCTCTAAACTCACTAGGATCTTAGTAATTTTCTTACTTATcccaaaattttacaatttgatcctatttTATTCCGGTTCCTAATATAAATTTCTTGGCGGCGCCTCCAACAGAATATTCTTGGACACCTTACCTTGAGGCAAAACACATCATCTAACAGCAGACAACCAGAAATCTACAAACAAACGTGAACCAgtctactttttttttcttttttcctcataACATTTCCTACATAAAGTACTGCaaattcaaccaatccaaaaataGTGGTGGGAAATAATTCAGCAAGAGTAGTCAGAAACAAAAATTCCATTTTTCCTTTTGCTTTTACGataatataagaaaataaaaaattgtggGTTCCAGAAAaaatagaaggaaaaaaaaaacatagcCTCACAAAAAATGTATATGCCATTTAGTTGGCATTAAGTCAAGTTTTAATGGCCAAGAAATGGGAATTttagaaataaagaaaaacaCGGAGAAACAAACAGAGGGCAAACCACACAAGTCTTTGCAATTATAAGTTTATCAACAATGGTGATTGCCAGCCTAATGAAATTCATTGAAAACGCCAACTAGAAACAGCCGAGGAAGGAAAATTTTGCAtgtaagaaaagaaagaaagggttCACATCCTATGTAAAGTGGGATTTCTATGAAATTTCTGGAacattgaatgaaaggaaaaggtGGGTTACCTGGAAAGAAAGGATTGAGTGGCCATTGTTTCTGGTTCGCTTCCTTCTATGCCTTGTTTCCTTGTCGTTTGTTGTATTTGTAATAAAAATGGTCAGTTTTCCATGAATTGAAAGTCTCCTGGAAGCTTTCCTTTGTCacagagaagaaaaaaaagggtaGTTCTTTGCTACAGCTCCCcattaaaatataacaaaaaaaatCTGCATTATGATAAAAATAGTAAGAAATTATATCATCATCGAATATCACTAGGTGAGGATACAAGGATACAAGTGtgcaaattaaaattgaattaatttgattaattgatcGAATTTGGTTAATcagttaattaattgaattaatttggTCGGGatcaattaataattttttgaaagtttagttaaCAATTAATTCAGTTCTAAATTTGTCAGATAATCGAATTAAtcgaatttaataaataatattataatatataagtatTCGATTGGTCGGTTAATTTTTTGGAAATATAAATTAATCGGTCGGTTAAGTTGGTtaatttttgatatattttatacttgttttaatcaaaaataaaaaaaatataaatttcggttaattCAATTAActgaccgaattaaccgaaaaaattcgatttggttaattttttttgaaaaaagttCGGTTcggttaagggttaagggtttaaAAGGGTTGTTTAATTCGGTTAATGGTAGTTCGAGTAGGATAACCAATTGAACACCCTTAGGCGATGATCTATTTACACTGGTGTTTTAGTTTACACCTTTTCGGATTTGTAAAAAAttcaattatcatattttatattaacAACTTCAAGTATACTTATACAAAGAGATATAAAAGGAAGTAGTTTTACATATTCCTTGAATTTGGTAGCTAGGTCCATTTTAGTactctacttttttttttctacttTGATTGTTGAACTTAACAACTAAATCCGTTTTGGTGCCTGCAATTGGAATCTGTCAAAATTTGATGATGTAACCAATGTTACTGGAACATGACCGGATCAAACGGGCCAAAAACTTATTGATATAACAGCCTGAACAAAAGGGTTGAATCGATTGACTCAAAAGTTGCttgaaatttgtaaaaattgaaaattgagacAAAAATCAACAGTTGAACtagttaaatatttttattttttaaaattttaatgaaattttaattatttatctaataATTTTTAGTCTGGCGATCGAATCGATTGCACTAATTGCTTCGAGAATCGGTGGGTGGACTattcatgtaacaccctatacccaacTCGGTCGTTGGGTTCGAGTTATAAGGTGCCACATTTGTTGCCAGAGCTACTATGATGAAATTATGGATTACAAATTATAAGTAGGCAATataataaataatcattcttgagtcttatacgagcttacgaaagctttaAAGTTAACCCGAGATCTATTTAGGACTGAACTGttaaaaattcaaattatagGATTGATATCGCGACATGAGGGAGTTCCTCATCGCGACACAAGGAAGTTCCTCGTCGTGACGTGACATATTGTTTTGGTCTCATCGGGACGACGAGGTTCCTCGTCTCGCCATGACATTGTAGGTCATTACTCGTCGCGACGTCacatattatttttgcaattctaATGAATTACTAACCTGCAATGTTACCAATTCAATTCTAGACATAGTCCATTCATCAACAACAATATAGGCAACATACTAACATTAATTTATGcactcaaatatcttattaatCGTAAACCTAATAATCAATGAAATTCATTCAAAACTTTTACTTTCAAACCTATAAACTAAGATTATCAGTTTTACCTAATGTCTTTCACCTTAAACATgttcacatatatgtatatacatactcATTCTTTCATAATATTTATACTACCATATTTAAGCATATGTCAAGTCATTTGattagttcaattatacattGCATTCAAGGCATCATCTC is part of the Gossypium arboreum isolate Shixiya-1 chromosome 5, ASM2569848v2, whole genome shotgun sequence genome and harbors:
- the LOC108453670 gene encoding protein LAZY 1-like isoform X2, translating into MQLLGWMHRKFRQNSSEPLKDFAIGQPSLDDQQFYSKPYYGTTPFRQPQSHLQKSFAGIESAQVEEEDYEEESSSAISELFHGFLAIGTLGSDPNIPDPSTPTFTISVENITEKETDVTENELKLINYELERVLGAEAKEEGCNDSSGRNSHVSTGRSSHVSTGRSSHGSTITLSRKSIEGLDSNGNGNTVCPLQGYLFGSAIELSETTTVAKKEHRTSLGELFQRTKLTEESFGSKYDKEEKRMEKEGDKSAVHIMKKILKKKMLNASKSSAAATGGNMDSASAETKLHKILHKFHRKVHPESSAATYKHGKPQKNENKKSIGYNGGQENGVPILAEEDIVIFPQRALSKDMRRYNSQANPSQFTLSCNDSNGNRECWIKTDADYLVLEL
- the LOC108453670 gene encoding protein LAZY 1-like isoform X1, which gives rise to MKLLGWMHRKFRQNSSEPLKDFAIGQPSLDDQQFYSKPYYGTTPFRQPQSHLQKSFAGIESAQVEEEDYEEESSSAISELFHGFLAIGTLGSDPNIPDPSTPTFTISVENITEKETDVTENELKLINYELERVLGAEAKEEGCNDSSGRNSHVSTGRSSHVSTGRSSHGSTITLSRKSIEGLDSNGNGNTVCPLQGYLFGSAIELSETTTVAKKEHRTSLGELFQRTKLTEESFGSKYDKEEKRMEKEGDKSAVHIMKKILKKKMLNASKSSAAATGGNMDSASAETKLHKILHKFHRKVHPESSAATYKHGKPQKNENKKSIGYNGGQENGVPILAEEDIVIFPQRALSKDMRRYNSQANPSQFTLSCNDSNGNRECWIKTDADYLVLEL